In Tubulanus polymorphus chromosome 8, tnTubPoly1.2, whole genome shotgun sequence, one genomic interval encodes:
- the LOC141909647 gene encoding uncharacterized protein LOC141909647 produces the protein MAVSDWSFTLDELRNTRMNDNEFNKETDVISNLETTMSSSSRQLVQILNEHVMWLINDNGNDHERAPPVTDDDDESSVSSGGISFDHEIGLVYAEERPPELSSSEPSSSASSVVCKICFDVQQCVYRSCCLAPYCEDCLMRYVNGQVDDKLVPVVCPSTHCQSIISDKYVYRYLKSPATRDKYKRFIIDLNRDPNKKTCPHCNHITEVDIDTVRKKVPGTRRTGFVVECTACQLRWCFQCQSPSHAGLSCRQYQRGDRLLKSWAKHRRGYDQAPNAQKCPKCKFYIERSEGCDHMTCSKCHTDFCYRCGERYRSVQLLGNHHSRWSILGCKYVHRPNQPIRRKLERGSIFVSALFAAPPAIVFGAAAATVLLGTGVLLGPAYGFYRLHKYRKKKRRERELAEWDRQCRQELVRYRWLEESIIRRRYLEQIAAASTDHHQVAATTASTDHHQVAATATTDHHQVAAAAASDHHQVAAAASNHYQVAAAAASDHYQVAAAASTDHHQVAAGSVVYDNDDDDDEFISDEDDVCYDILPFDDDDDENDLASRTADHSCHGDDVVCNCSDDLVGDSLDFLREFYEGLSDAPWCQDCDTNCNYNNDDDGPCCHGNNELVSDGDYDTYL, from the exons ATGGCTGTCTCTGATTGGTCGTTCACATTAGATGAATTGCGTAATACTCGAATGAATgataatgaattcaataaaGAAACAGACGTGATCTCAAATCTGGAGACAACAATGTCTTCGTCGTCGCGGCAACTCGTACAGATACTCAACGAACACGTCATGTGGTTAATTAACGATAATGGTAACGACCACGAGAGGGCGCCACCGGtaaccgacgacgacgacgagtcATCGGTCTCTAGCGGAGGAATCAGTTTCGATCACGAAATCGGTTTAGTTTACGCCGAGGAACGTCCCCCGGAGCTGTCCTCGTCGGAGCCATCCTCGTCGGCGTCGAGCGTCGTGTGTAAAATCTGTTTCGACGTGCAACAATGCGTGTATCGATCGTGTTGCCTAGCGCCGTATTGCGAGGATTGTTTAATGAGATACGTTAACGGACAGGTGGATGATAAACTCGTACCGGTCGTCTGCCCTTCGACTCACTGTCAGTCGATAATCTCAGATAAATACGTTTATCGATATCTCAAATCTCCCGCTACGCGAGATAAATACAAACGATTTATCATCGATTTGAATCGAGATCCGAATAAGAAAACGTGTCCTCATTGTAATCACATCACCGAGGTGGATATAGATACAGTGCGTAAAAAGGTTCCGGGGACTCGACGGACTGGATTTGTAGTGGAATGTACGGCTTGTCAGTTGAGATGGTGTTTTCAGTGTCAGTCGCCGAGTCACGCCGGTTTATCGTGTCGTCAATATCAACGCGGAGATCGTCTGCTGAAATCATGGGCTAAACATCGCCGTGGTTACGATCAGGCCCCTAACGCCCAAAAATGTCCGAAATGTAAG TTTTACATCGAGAGATCCGAAGGATGTGATCACATGACCTGCTCGAAGTGCCACACCGATTTCTGTTACCGTTGCGGCGAGCGTTACCGTTCAGTTCAGTTGCTAGGCAACCATCACAGTCGATGGAGTATCCTCGGCTGTAAGTACGTACATCGACCGAATCAACCAATCAGACGCAAGCTAGAAAGAGGTTCCATATTTG TAAGCGCACTGTTCGCAGCGCCCCCTGCGATCGTATTCGGGGCAGCAGCTGCCACCGTGTTACTCGGAACGGGAGTTCTACTCGGACCCGCGTACGGTTTCTATCGGTTACATAAATACCGTAAGAAGAAACGTCGGGAGCGTGAACTGGCCGAGTGGGATCGACAATGTCGCCAGGAACTCGTGAGATATCGCTGGCTCGAGGAATCTATCATCAGACGTCGATACCTAGAACAGATCGCTGCTGCTTCTACTGACCATCACCAGGTGGCAGCAACGACAGCTTCTACTGATCACCACCAGGTGGCTGCAACAGCTACTACTGATCACCATCAGGtggcagcagcggcagcatcAGATCACCATCAGGTGGCAGCAGCAGCTTCTAATCATTACCAggtggcagcagcagcagcttcAGATCACTACCAGGTGGCAGCAGCAGCTTCTACTGATCATCACCAGGTGGCAGCAGGGTCAGTGGtgtatgataatgatgatgatgatgatgagtttatctctgatgaagatgatgtcTGCTACGATATTCTTCCtttcgatgatgatgatgatgaaaatgatttagcgTCGCGTACCGCTGATCACAGTTGCCATGGTGACGATGTAGTTTGTAATTGTAGTGATGATTTAGTCGGAGACAGTTTAGATTTTCTGAGAGAGTTTTACGAAGGTCTCTCAGACGCCCCCTGGTGTCAGGATTGTGATACTAATTGTAATTATAACAATGACGATGATGGACCCTGTTGCCATGGTAATAATGAACTGGTTTCCGATGGTGATTACGATACATATTTATAA